In the genome of Globicephala melas chromosome 3, mGloMel1.2, whole genome shotgun sequence, one region contains:
- the LOC115860087 gene encoding bromodomain-containing protein 8 isoform X1, translating into MLSRKKFLTPYLSTKIGRWKCLRNTDLSEFNAFFSVYLQMRHEWVWLDSEQDYPNDSELSNDCRSLFSSWDSSLDLDLGSWRETEEPGAEELEESSPGREPRELLVGDGGSEESQEEAEQVSRQNLLHFISEVVYLMEPLCISKKESGEGCSPSSGTRQEARGIEATEGEGEPCKEPEELSAKVDPLVTEKSLLGENGRPEVAPPPSDIWALQEQPTASAEGEVQQESKEQDQSEGYVSEMEDQHSSGECDDSFSIQETPLVDILFSHATSSKLSDLGHSDPVQDHLLFKKTLLPVWKMIASHRFSSLFLKPVSERQAPGYKDVVKRPMDLTSLKRNLSKGRIRTVAQFQRDLMLMFQNAVMYNDSDHQVYRMAVEMQREVLEQIQVLSIWLDERRVLNSLE; encoded by the exons ATGTTGAGTCGAAAAAAATTTCTGACCCCTTATCTTTCTACCAAAATTGGGAGATGGAAATGCCTTAGGAATACTGATTTGAGTgaatttaatgcatttttttctgtgtatttacagATGAGGCATGAATGGGTTTGGTTGGATTCTGAACAAGACTATCCCAATGACTCTGAGTTGAGCAACGATTGCAGGTCACTCTTCAGCTCATGGGACTCCAGTTTGGATCTTGATTTGGGCAGCTGGAGGGAAACTGAGGAGCCAGGGGCTGAGGAACTAGAGGAAAGCAGCCCAGGGAGAGAACCTCGTGAGCTGCTTGTGGGGGACGGTGGCAGTGAGGAATCTCAGGAAGAGGCGGAGCAAGTCAGCCGCCAGAACCTCCTCCACTTTATCTCTGAG GTAGTCTATTTAATGGAGCCGTTGTGCATTAGCAAAAAAGAATCAGGTGAAGGCTGCTCCCCTTCATCTGGCACCAGACAAGAGGCGAGGGGAATTGAAGCTACTGAAGGAGAGGGGGAGCCCTGCAAAGAGCCTGAAGAGCTTTCAGCCAAGGTAGACCCCTTGGTAACTGAGAAGTCATTACTGGGAGAAAATGGAAGGCCAGAGGTGGCTCCACCTCCCTCAGATATTTGGGCACTTCAGGAACAACCCACAGCGAGTGCAGAG GGGGAGGTTCAGCAAGAATCCAAAGAGCAGGACCAGAGTGAAGGGTATGTGTCAGAGATGGAAGACCAGCATTCTTCAGGTGAGTGTGATGATAGCTTCAGCATCCAGGAGACTCCTCTGGTGGATATCCTTTTCAGCCATGCTACCTCCTCAAAGCT GTCTGATCTAGGCCACAGTGACCCTGTTCAGGATCACTTGCTATTTAAGAAGACTCTCCTGCCAGTCTGGAAGATGATAGCCAGTCACAG GTTCAGCAGTCTGTTTCTGAAGCCTGTGTCAGAAAGGCAGGCCCCAGGATacaaggatgtggtgaaaag ACCCATGGACTTAACTAGCCTGAAAAGGAACCTGTCTAAGGGACGTATTCGCACCGTGGCTCAGTTCCAGAGGGACCTGATGCTGATGTTCCAGAATGCTGTGATGTACAATGACTCTGATCATCAGGTGTACCGTATGGCTGTGGAGATGCAGCGAGAAGTCTTGGAACAGATTCAG GTGCTGAGTATTTGGTTAGATGAAAGAAGAGTCTTAAATAGTCTGGAATGA
- the LOC115860087 gene encoding bromodomain-containing protein 8 isoform X2, whose translation MLSRKKFLTPYLSTKIGRWKCLRNTDLSEFNAFFSVYLQMRHEWVWLDSEQDYPNDSELSNDCRSLFSSWDSSLDLDLGSWRETEEPGAEELEESSPGREPRELLVGDGGSEESQEEAEQVSRQNLLHFISEVVYLMEPLCISKKESGEGCSPSSGTRQEARGIEATEGEGEPCKEPEELSAKVDPLVTEKSLLGENGRPEVAPPPSDIWALQEQPTASAEGEVQQESKEQDQSEGYVSEMEDQHSSGECDDSFSIQETPLVDILFSHATSSKLSDLGHSDPVQDHLLFKKTLLPVWKMIASHRFSSLFLKPVSERQAPGYKDVVKRSVEMGSRKTHGLN comes from the exons ATGTTGAGTCGAAAAAAATTTCTGACCCCTTATCTTTCTACCAAAATTGGGAGATGGAAATGCCTTAGGAATACTGATTTGAGTgaatttaatgcatttttttctgtgtatttacagATGAGGCATGAATGGGTTTGGTTGGATTCTGAACAAGACTATCCCAATGACTCTGAGTTGAGCAACGATTGCAGGTCACTCTTCAGCTCATGGGACTCCAGTTTGGATCTTGATTTGGGCAGCTGGAGGGAAACTGAGGAGCCAGGGGCTGAGGAACTAGAGGAAAGCAGCCCAGGGAGAGAACCTCGTGAGCTGCTTGTGGGGGACGGTGGCAGTGAGGAATCTCAGGAAGAGGCGGAGCAAGTCAGCCGCCAGAACCTCCTCCACTTTATCTCTGAG GTAGTCTATTTAATGGAGCCGTTGTGCATTAGCAAAAAAGAATCAGGTGAAGGCTGCTCCCCTTCATCTGGCACCAGACAAGAGGCGAGGGGAATTGAAGCTACTGAAGGAGAGGGGGAGCCCTGCAAAGAGCCTGAAGAGCTTTCAGCCAAGGTAGACCCCTTGGTAACTGAGAAGTCATTACTGGGAGAAAATGGAAGGCCAGAGGTGGCTCCACCTCCCTCAGATATTTGGGCACTTCAGGAACAACCCACAGCGAGTGCAGAG GGGGAGGTTCAGCAAGAATCCAAAGAGCAGGACCAGAGTGAAGGGTATGTGTCAGAGATGGAAGACCAGCATTCTTCAGGTGAGTGTGATGATAGCTTCAGCATCCAGGAGACTCCTCTGGTGGATATCCTTTTCAGCCATGCTACCTCCTCAAAGCT GTCTGATCTAGGCCACAGTGACCCTGTTCAGGATCACTTGCTATTTAAGAAGACTCTCCTGCCAGTCTGGAAGATGATAGCCAGTCACAG GTTCAGCAGTCTGTTTCTGAAGCCTGTGTCAGAAAGGCAGGCCCCAGGATacaaggatgtggtgaaaaggtcAGTGGAAATGGGGTCAAGAAAG ACCCATGGACTTAACTAG
- the LOC115860084 gene encoding bromodomain-containing protein 8 isoform X3, with the protein MATGTGKHKLLSTGPTEPWSIREKLCLASSVMRSGDQNWVSVSRAIKPFAEPGRPPDWFSQKHCASQYSELLETTETPKRKRGEKGEVVETVEDVIVRKLTAERVEELKKVIKETQEKYRRLKRDAELIQAGHMDSRLDELCNDIAMKKKLEEEEAEVKRKATDAAYQARQAVKTPPRRLPTVMVRSPIDSASPGGDYPLADLTATTMEEATSGVNESEMAVASGHLNSTGVLLEVGGVLPMIHGGEMQQTPNTVAASPAASGAPTLSRLLEAGPTQFTTPLASFTTVASEPPVKIVPPPVESVSQATIVMMPALPAPSSAPAVSTPESVAPVSQPDTCVPMEAVGDPHTVTVSMDSSEISMIINSIKEECFRSGVAEAPGGSKAPSIDGKEDLDLAEKMDIAVSYTGEELDFETVGDIIAIIEDKVDDHPEVLDVAAVEAALSFCEENDDPQSLPGPWEHPMQQERDKPVPLPAPEMTVKQERLDFEETESKGIHELVDIREPSVEIKMEPAEPEQGISGAEIVSGVVPATSMEPPELRSQDLDEEPRSTATGEITEADASSRRGDETPITTVKTEASPESMLSPSHGSNPIEDPLESETQHKFEMSDSLKEESGTIFGSQIKDAPGEDEEEDGVSEAASLEEPKEEDQGEGYLSEMDNEPPVSESDDGFSIHNATLQSHTLADSIPSSPASSQFSVCSEDQEAIQAQKIWKKAIMLVWRAAANHRYANVFLQPVTDDIAPGYHSIVQRPMDLSTIKKNIENGLIRSTAEFQRDIMLMFQNAVMYNSSDHDVYHMAVEMQRDVLEQIQQFLATQLIMQTSESGISAKSLRGRDSTRKQDSSEKDSVPMGSPAFLLSLFDGGTRGRRCAIEADMKMKK; encoded by the exons ATGGCGACCGGAACGGGCA AACATAAGCTGCTGAGTACTGGCCCTACAGAGCCATGGTCCATCCGAGAGAAGCTGTGTTTAGCGTCTTCCGTTATGAGGAGTGGAGATCAAAATTG GGTATCAGTTAGCAGAGCAATCAAGCCCTTTGCAGAACCTGGCCGCCCTCCAGACTGGTTCTCTCAAAAA CATTGTGCTTCCCAGTACTCAGAGCTCCTAGAGACCACTGAGACCCCAAA ACGGAAACGGGGTGAAAAGGGAGAAGTGGTAGAAACCGTTGAAGATGTCATTGTTCGGAAACTGACTGCTGAGCGAGTTGAGGAACTAAAGAAAGTGATAAAGGAAACCCAGGAAAAATATAG ACGGCTGAAAAGAGATGCAGAACTAATTCAAGCTGGGCACATGGACAGCAGACTGGATGAGCTTTGCAATGACATTGCGAT gaaaaagaaattggaggaagaggaggctgaaGTAAAGAGGAAAGCTACGGATGCGGCTTATCAGG CCCGTCAAGCAGTAAAAACACCCCCTCGGAGGTTACCTACTGTGATGGTTCGCTCTCCTATAGATTCTGCCTCCCCAGGAGGTGATTATCCACTTGCCGACTTGACTGCAACCACTATGGAAGAGGCCACCTCTGGG GTCAATGAGAGTGAAATGGCTGTGGCTTCTGGCCACCTGAACAGTACAGGTGTCCTCCTGGAGGTAGGCGGGGTCCTTCCCATGATACATGGTGGGGAGATGCAGCAAACACCCAACACTGTTGCAGCCTCCCCAGCTGCCTCAG GTGCTCCCACTCTTTCCCGGCTTTTAGAAGCTGGTCCTACACAGTTCACCACACCTCTTGCTTCCTTCACTACTGTTGCCAGTGAACCTCCAGTTAAAATTGTGCCACCCCCTGTAGAGTCTGTGTCCCAAGCTACCATTGTCATGATGCCTGCGCTGCCAGCACCATCCTCTGCTCCGGCTGTCTCCACTCCTGAGAGTGTAGCTCCAG TGAGTCAGCCTGACACCTGTGTTCCCATGGAGGCTGTGGGGGATCCACATACTGTGACTGTCTCCATGGATAGCAGTGAAATCTCCATGATCATCAATTCTATCAAAGAAGAGTGTTTCCGGTCAGGGGTAGCAGAGGCCCCTGGAGGATCAAAGGCTCCTAGCATTGATGGGAAGGAAGATTTAGATCTGGCTGAGAAGATGGATATTGCTGTGTCTTACACAGGTGAAGAACTGGACTTTGAGACTGTTGGGGACATCATTGCCATCATTGAGGACAAG GTAGATGATCATCCTGAAGTGCTGGATGTGGCAGCAGTGGAAGCAGCACTGTCATTCTGTGAAGAGAATGATGATCCCCAATCCCTGCCTGGCCCCTGGGAGCACCCTATGCAGCAGGAACGGGACAAGCCAGTACCTCTCCCTGCACCAGAGATGACGGTCAAGCAAGAGAGGCTGGACTttgaagaaacagaaagcaaaggaATCCATGAACTGGTGGACATCAGGGAACCCAGTGTTGAGATCAAAATGGAACCTGCAGAACCAGAGCAAGGCATTTCAGGGGCTGAAATAGTATCTGGAGTTGTTCCAGCCACGAGTATGGAGCCACCAGAACTCAGGAGTCAGGACTTAGATGAGGAACCCAGAAGTACTGCAACTGGAGAAATTACTGAAGCAGATGCTTCCAGTAGGAGAGGCGATGAAACTCCAATTACAACAGTGAAGACAGAG GCATCCCCTGAAAGCATGTTGTCTCCATCACATGGCTCAAATCCCATTGAAGATCCTTTAGAGTCAGAGACTCAGCACAAGTTTGAAATGTCAG ACTCATTGAAAGAAGAATCAGGGACTATTTTTGGAAGCCAGATAAAG GATGCCCCAGGTGAGGATGAGGAGGAAGATGGAGTCAGTGAAGCGGCCAGCCTAGAGGAGCCTAAGGAAGAAGATCAAGGAGAAGGCTATTTGTCAGAAATGGATAATGAGCCCCCTGTGAGTGAGAGTGACGATGGTTTTAGCATACACAATGCTACGCTGCAGTCCCACACACTGGCAGACTCCATCCCCAGCAGCCCTGCTTCTTCACAATT ctCTGTCTGTAGTGAGGATCAGGAAGCTATTCAGGCACAGAAAATCTGGAAGAAAGCCATCATGCTTGTATGGAGAGCCGCAGCTAATCATAG GTATGCTAATGTCTTCCTGCAGCCTGTTACAGATGACATAGCACCTGGCTACCACAGCATTGTACAGAG GCCTATGGATTTGTCAACTATtaagaaaaacattgaaaatggACTGATCCGCAGCACAGCTGAATTTCAGCGTGACATTATGCTGATGTTCCAGAATGCTGTGATGTATAATAGCTCAGACCACGATGTCTATCACATGGCAGTAGAAATGCAGCGAGATGTCTTGGAGCAGATCCAG CAATTCCTGGCCACACAGTTGATTATGCAGACATCTGAATCTGGGATCAGTGCTAAAAGTCTTCGAGGGAGAGATTCTACCCGCAAACAGGATTCTTCAGAGAAG GACAGTGTCCCCATGGGctctcctgccttccttctctctctcttt GATGGGGGAACCAGGGGGCGCCGCTGTGCCATTGAAGCAGATATGAAGATGAAAAAGTGA
- the LOC115860084 gene encoding bromodomain-containing protein 8 isoform X2: protein MFCVRLLVLPLGLRISVSVVVSKSSLLSEHKLLSTGPTEPWSIREKLCLASSVMRSGDQNWVSVSRAIKPFAEPGRPPDWFSQKHCASQYSELLETTETPKRKRGEKGEVVETVEDVIVRKLTAERVEELKKVIKETQEKYRRLKRDAELIQAGHMDSRLDELCNDIAMKKKLEEEEAEVKRKATDAAYQARQAVKTPPRRLPTVMVRSPIDSASPGGDYPLADLTATTMEEATSGVNESEMAVASGHLNSTGVLLEVGGVLPMIHGGEMQQTPNTVAASPAASGAPTLSRLLEAGPTQFTTPLASFTTVASEPPVKIVPPPVESVSQATIVMMPALPAPSSAPAVSTPESVAPVSQPDTCVPMEAVGDPHTVTVSMDSSEISMIINSIKEECFRSGVAEAPGGSKAPSIDGKEDLDLAEKMDIAVSYTGEELDFETVGDIIAIIEDKVDDHPEVLDVAAVEAALSFCEENDDPQSLPGPWEHPMQQERDKPVPLPAPEMTVKQERLDFEETESKGIHELVDIREPSVEIKMEPAEPEQGISGAEIVSGVVPATSMEPPELRSQDLDEEPRSTATGEITEADASSRRGDETPITTVKTEASPESMLSPSHGSNPIEDPLESETQHKFEMSDSLKEESGTIFGSQIKDAPGEDEEEDGVSEAASLEEPKEEDQGEGYLSEMDNEPPVSESDDGFSIHNATLQSHTLADSIPSSPASSQFSVCSEDQEAIQAQKIWKKAIMLVWRAAANHRYANVFLQPVTDDIAPGYHSIVQRPMDLSTIKKNIENGLIRSTAEFQRDIMLMFQNAVMYNSSDHDVYHMAVEMQRDVLEQIQQFLATQLIMQTSESGISAKSLRGRDSTRKQDSSEKDSVPMGSPAFLLSLFDGGTRGRRCAIEADMKMKK, encoded by the exons ATGTTCTGTGTTAGGCTTTTAGTCCTCCCTTTGGGGCTTAGAATTAGTGTCTCAGTGGTTGTCTCCAAGTCTTCTCTCCTTTCAGAACATAAGCTGCTGAGTACTGGCCCTACAGAGCCATGGTCCATCCGAGAGAAGCTGTGTTTAGCGTCTTCCGTTATGAGGAGTGGAGATCAAAATTG GGTATCAGTTAGCAGAGCAATCAAGCCCTTTGCAGAACCTGGCCGCCCTCCAGACTGGTTCTCTCAAAAA CATTGTGCTTCCCAGTACTCAGAGCTCCTAGAGACCACTGAGACCCCAAA ACGGAAACGGGGTGAAAAGGGAGAAGTGGTAGAAACCGTTGAAGATGTCATTGTTCGGAAACTGACTGCTGAGCGAGTTGAGGAACTAAAGAAAGTGATAAAGGAAACCCAGGAAAAATATAG ACGGCTGAAAAGAGATGCAGAACTAATTCAAGCTGGGCACATGGACAGCAGACTGGATGAGCTTTGCAATGACATTGCGAT gaaaaagaaattggaggaagaggaggctgaaGTAAAGAGGAAAGCTACGGATGCGGCTTATCAGG CCCGTCAAGCAGTAAAAACACCCCCTCGGAGGTTACCTACTGTGATGGTTCGCTCTCCTATAGATTCTGCCTCCCCAGGAGGTGATTATCCACTTGCCGACTTGACTGCAACCACTATGGAAGAGGCCACCTCTGGG GTCAATGAGAGTGAAATGGCTGTGGCTTCTGGCCACCTGAACAGTACAGGTGTCCTCCTGGAGGTAGGCGGGGTCCTTCCCATGATACATGGTGGGGAGATGCAGCAAACACCCAACACTGTTGCAGCCTCCCCAGCTGCCTCAG GTGCTCCCACTCTTTCCCGGCTTTTAGAAGCTGGTCCTACACAGTTCACCACACCTCTTGCTTCCTTCACTACTGTTGCCAGTGAACCTCCAGTTAAAATTGTGCCACCCCCTGTAGAGTCTGTGTCCCAAGCTACCATTGTCATGATGCCTGCGCTGCCAGCACCATCCTCTGCTCCGGCTGTCTCCACTCCTGAGAGTGTAGCTCCAG TGAGTCAGCCTGACACCTGTGTTCCCATGGAGGCTGTGGGGGATCCACATACTGTGACTGTCTCCATGGATAGCAGTGAAATCTCCATGATCATCAATTCTATCAAAGAAGAGTGTTTCCGGTCAGGGGTAGCAGAGGCCCCTGGAGGATCAAAGGCTCCTAGCATTGATGGGAAGGAAGATTTAGATCTGGCTGAGAAGATGGATATTGCTGTGTCTTACACAGGTGAAGAACTGGACTTTGAGACTGTTGGGGACATCATTGCCATCATTGAGGACAAG GTAGATGATCATCCTGAAGTGCTGGATGTGGCAGCAGTGGAAGCAGCACTGTCATTCTGTGAAGAGAATGATGATCCCCAATCCCTGCCTGGCCCCTGGGAGCACCCTATGCAGCAGGAACGGGACAAGCCAGTACCTCTCCCTGCACCAGAGATGACGGTCAAGCAAGAGAGGCTGGACTttgaagaaacagaaagcaaaggaATCCATGAACTGGTGGACATCAGGGAACCCAGTGTTGAGATCAAAATGGAACCTGCAGAACCAGAGCAAGGCATTTCAGGGGCTGAAATAGTATCTGGAGTTGTTCCAGCCACGAGTATGGAGCCACCAGAACTCAGGAGTCAGGACTTAGATGAGGAACCCAGAAGTACTGCAACTGGAGAAATTACTGAAGCAGATGCTTCCAGTAGGAGAGGCGATGAAACTCCAATTACAACAGTGAAGACAGAG GCATCCCCTGAAAGCATGTTGTCTCCATCACATGGCTCAAATCCCATTGAAGATCCTTTAGAGTCAGAGACTCAGCACAAGTTTGAAATGTCAG ACTCATTGAAAGAAGAATCAGGGACTATTTTTGGAAGCCAGATAAAG GATGCCCCAGGTGAGGATGAGGAGGAAGATGGAGTCAGTGAAGCGGCCAGCCTAGAGGAGCCTAAGGAAGAAGATCAAGGAGAAGGCTATTTGTCAGAAATGGATAATGAGCCCCCTGTGAGTGAGAGTGACGATGGTTTTAGCATACACAATGCTACGCTGCAGTCCCACACACTGGCAGACTCCATCCCCAGCAGCCCTGCTTCTTCACAATT ctCTGTCTGTAGTGAGGATCAGGAAGCTATTCAGGCACAGAAAATCTGGAAGAAAGCCATCATGCTTGTATGGAGAGCCGCAGCTAATCATAG GTATGCTAATGTCTTCCTGCAGCCTGTTACAGATGACATAGCACCTGGCTACCACAGCATTGTACAGAG GCCTATGGATTTGTCAACTATtaagaaaaacattgaaaatggACTGATCCGCAGCACAGCTGAATTTCAGCGTGACATTATGCTGATGTTCCAGAATGCTGTGATGTATAATAGCTCAGACCACGATGTCTATCACATGGCAGTAGAAATGCAGCGAGATGTCTTGGAGCAGATCCAG CAATTCCTGGCCACACAGTTGATTATGCAGACATCTGAATCTGGGATCAGTGCTAAAAGTCTTCGAGGGAGAGATTCTACCCGCAAACAGGATTCTTCAGAGAAG GACAGTGTCCCCATGGGctctcctgccttccttctctctctcttt GATGGGGGAACCAGGGGGCGCCGCTGTGCCATTGAAGCAGATATGAAGATGAAAAAGTGA
- the LOC115860084 gene encoding bromodomain-containing protein 8 isoform X1: MATGTGKHKLLSTGPTEPWSIREKLCLASSVMRSGDQNWVSVSRAIKPFAEPGRPPDWFSQKHCASQYSELLETTETPKRKRGEKGEVVETVEDVIVRKLTAERVEELKKVIKETQEKYRRLKRDAELIQAGHMDSRLDELCNDIAMKKKLEEEEAEVKRKATDAAYQARQAVKTPPRRLPTVMVRSPIDSASPGGDYPLADLTATTMEEATSGVTPGTLPSTPVTSFPGIPDTLPPGSAPLEAPMTPVTDDSPQKKMLGQKATPPPSPLLSELLKKGSLLPTSPRLVNESEMAVASGHLNSTGVLLEVGGVLPMIHGGEMQQTPNTVAASPAASGAPTLSRLLEAGPTQFTTPLASFTTVASEPPVKIVPPPVESVSQATIVMMPALPAPSSAPAVSTPESVAPVSQPDTCVPMEAVGDPHTVTVSMDSSEISMIINSIKEECFRSGVAEAPGGSKAPSIDGKEDLDLAEKMDIAVSYTGEELDFETVGDIIAIIEDKVDDHPEVLDVAAVEAALSFCEENDDPQSLPGPWEHPMQQERDKPVPLPAPEMTVKQERLDFEETESKGIHELVDIREPSVEIKMEPAEPEQGISGAEIVSGVVPATSMEPPELRSQDLDEEPRSTATGEITEADASSRRGDETPITTVKTEASPESMLSPSHGSNPIEDPLESETQHKFEMSDSLKEESGTIFGSQIKDAPGEDEEEDGVSEAASLEEPKEEDQGEGYLSEMDNEPPVSESDDGFSIHNATLQSHTLADSIPSSPASSQFSVCSEDQEAIQAQKIWKKAIMLVWRAAANHRYANVFLQPVTDDIAPGYHSIVQRPMDLSTIKKNIENGLIRSTAEFQRDIMLMFQNAVMYNSSDHDVYHMAVEMQRDVLEQIQQFLATQLIMQTSESGISAKSLRGRDSTRKQDSSEKDSVPMGSPAFLLSLFDGGTRGRRCAIEADMKMKK, encoded by the exons ATGGCGACCGGAACGGGCA AACATAAGCTGCTGAGTACTGGCCCTACAGAGCCATGGTCCATCCGAGAGAAGCTGTGTTTAGCGTCTTCCGTTATGAGGAGTGGAGATCAAAATTG GGTATCAGTTAGCAGAGCAATCAAGCCCTTTGCAGAACCTGGCCGCCCTCCAGACTGGTTCTCTCAAAAA CATTGTGCTTCCCAGTACTCAGAGCTCCTAGAGACCACTGAGACCCCAAA ACGGAAACGGGGTGAAAAGGGAGAAGTGGTAGAAACCGTTGAAGATGTCATTGTTCGGAAACTGACTGCTGAGCGAGTTGAGGAACTAAAGAAAGTGATAAAGGAAACCCAGGAAAAATATAG ACGGCTGAAAAGAGATGCAGAACTAATTCAAGCTGGGCACATGGACAGCAGACTGGATGAGCTTTGCAATGACATTGCGAT gaaaaagaaattggaggaagaggaggctgaaGTAAAGAGGAAAGCTACGGATGCGGCTTATCAGG CCCGTCAAGCAGTAAAAACACCCCCTCGGAGGTTACCTACTGTGATGGTTCGCTCTCCTATAGATTCTGCCTCCCCAGGAGGTGATTATCCACTTGCCGACTTGACTGCAACCACTATGGAAGAGGCCACCTCTGGG GTAACCCCTGGGACTTTGCCGAGTACCCCAGTCACCTCGTTTCCTGGAATTCCTGACACCCTTCCTCCAGGCTCTGCACCCTTAGAAGCCCCCATGACCCCAGTAACAGATGATTCACCCCAGAAAAAGATGCTTGGACAGAAAGCaactccacccccctcccctctgctgtCAGAGCTCTTGAAGAAGGGCAGCCTCCTGCCTACTAGCCCCAGACTG GTCAATGAGAGTGAAATGGCTGTGGCTTCTGGCCACCTGAACAGTACAGGTGTCCTCCTGGAGGTAGGCGGGGTCCTTCCCATGATACATGGTGGGGAGATGCAGCAAACACCCAACACTGTTGCAGCCTCCCCAGCTGCCTCAG GTGCTCCCACTCTTTCCCGGCTTTTAGAAGCTGGTCCTACACAGTTCACCACACCTCTTGCTTCCTTCACTACTGTTGCCAGTGAACCTCCAGTTAAAATTGTGCCACCCCCTGTAGAGTCTGTGTCCCAAGCTACCATTGTCATGATGCCTGCGCTGCCAGCACCATCCTCTGCTCCGGCTGTCTCCACTCCTGAGAGTGTAGCTCCAG TGAGTCAGCCTGACACCTGTGTTCCCATGGAGGCTGTGGGGGATCCACATACTGTGACTGTCTCCATGGATAGCAGTGAAATCTCCATGATCATCAATTCTATCAAAGAAGAGTGTTTCCGGTCAGGGGTAGCAGAGGCCCCTGGAGGATCAAAGGCTCCTAGCATTGATGGGAAGGAAGATTTAGATCTGGCTGAGAAGATGGATATTGCTGTGTCTTACACAGGTGAAGAACTGGACTTTGAGACTGTTGGGGACATCATTGCCATCATTGAGGACAAG GTAGATGATCATCCTGAAGTGCTGGATGTGGCAGCAGTGGAAGCAGCACTGTCATTCTGTGAAGAGAATGATGATCCCCAATCCCTGCCTGGCCCCTGGGAGCACCCTATGCAGCAGGAACGGGACAAGCCAGTACCTCTCCCTGCACCAGAGATGACGGTCAAGCAAGAGAGGCTGGACTttgaagaaacagaaagcaaaggaATCCATGAACTGGTGGACATCAGGGAACCCAGTGTTGAGATCAAAATGGAACCTGCAGAACCAGAGCAAGGCATTTCAGGGGCTGAAATAGTATCTGGAGTTGTTCCAGCCACGAGTATGGAGCCACCAGAACTCAGGAGTCAGGACTTAGATGAGGAACCCAGAAGTACTGCAACTGGAGAAATTACTGAAGCAGATGCTTCCAGTAGGAGAGGCGATGAAACTCCAATTACAACAGTGAAGACAGAG GCATCCCCTGAAAGCATGTTGTCTCCATCACATGGCTCAAATCCCATTGAAGATCCTTTAGAGTCAGAGACTCAGCACAAGTTTGAAATGTCAG ACTCATTGAAAGAAGAATCAGGGACTATTTTTGGAAGCCAGATAAAG GATGCCCCAGGTGAGGATGAGGAGGAAGATGGAGTCAGTGAAGCGGCCAGCCTAGAGGAGCCTAAGGAAGAAGATCAAGGAGAAGGCTATTTGTCAGAAATGGATAATGAGCCCCCTGTGAGTGAGAGTGACGATGGTTTTAGCATACACAATGCTACGCTGCAGTCCCACACACTGGCAGACTCCATCCCCAGCAGCCCTGCTTCTTCACAATT ctCTGTCTGTAGTGAGGATCAGGAAGCTATTCAGGCACAGAAAATCTGGAAGAAAGCCATCATGCTTGTATGGAGAGCCGCAGCTAATCATAG GTATGCTAATGTCTTCCTGCAGCCTGTTACAGATGACATAGCACCTGGCTACCACAGCATTGTACAGAG GCCTATGGATTTGTCAACTATtaagaaaaacattgaaaatggACTGATCCGCAGCACAGCTGAATTTCAGCGTGACATTATGCTGATGTTCCAGAATGCTGTGATGTATAATAGCTCAGACCACGATGTCTATCACATGGCAGTAGAAATGCAGCGAGATGTCTTGGAGCAGATCCAG CAATTCCTGGCCACACAGTTGATTATGCAGACATCTGAATCTGGGATCAGTGCTAAAAGTCTTCGAGGGAGAGATTCTACCCGCAAACAGGATTCTTCAGAGAAG GACAGTGTCCCCATGGGctctcctgccttccttctctctctcttt GATGGGGGAACCAGGGGGCGCCGCTGTGCCATTGAAGCAGATATGAAGATGAAAAAGTGA